In the Candidatus Dechloromonas phosphoritropha genome, TTGCTCGTTGCAACCTTTGGTTGGGCGCTCACTGCTATTTATGTACTGTCTGCATTACTAGTTTCTCTTAGTGCTGGATGGTTGCTGCAAACACTAGATTTTGAGCGTTACGTCCGGCGTGAGTCTGGTGTGGTTACGTCTAGCTGTGGGGCGCCTGGTAATGGCTGTAATGCCAATGCGATTGTGGTTACAACAGATTGCGGAGCCAATACTTGTAATAGCGAGGCTGCAACTCCCTCTTGCAGCTCTGAGGTCAAGCAAGGTGGTCAGTCTAAAGGTTGCGCCGGTGGTCAAAGCACAACAGCCACTCTCGTAAAGGGAAAGTACGCTGGCTTGTGGCGCGAAGCCTTGTCGGATTTTGTTGATGTCTTACCCTATCTGCTTATTGGTATTGCGATCGGTAGTGTGATTTACGGCTTCATGCCCACTGAGCTGCTTGTGCAGTACGCAGGCCCAGATAACCCTTTTGCGATTCCGGTTGCGGCCGTCATCGGCGTCCCTTTGTATATACGTGCTGAGGCAGTGATTCCGCTAGCTGCTGCGCTAATGGCTAAAGGCGTAGGTGCTGGAACTGTACTTGCGTTGATTATTGGCAGTGCGGGTGCAAGTCTTACTGAACTGATACTTCTTCGTTCCTTGTTCACGCCCAAGCTTTTGGTGGCTTTTGTTGCTGTTATCTTCTCCATGGCAATGATTGCAGGTTATGCGACTTATCTTTTCCTTTGAAGTCGCCCAGTAAAAAGGCGATGTGGATGTAGGTAGATTGAGGGTTTATAGCTAAAGACCTGCACCCAGCAGCAATGTCCTCAGTTAAAGAAGAACCAGGGACTGAATAGCCCCTGGTCTCTTAAACACTTCTGACGGACCGCTTCTGGCCGGGTCTTGCCAAATCGCACTCCAACTTGCTCGCCGTAAAGCCGCCGTTCAGGCTCCGACAGGCTTCAAAATTTCGATGGCACGTCAAACGGCAGGTCATGGCCGGTTCTTGCCTGATGATAAGTGAAAGTCGCCGGCAAGATATGGGCGGGATCGTTGCCGGTCGCACTCGACGTGGATCAAGTGCGCTCCCCGCATGATGTCTGGCATCATGCGGAGTAGTCGTTGGCTTCTCTACGAGTACGGCAAATTGCCGCCGGAATCGCCCGCAAAATGGCAGACCGGCGTATATTCCGCCCTCGCTTGATTTCCCGAACACCGGTTCAGGGTTTTCACCACCGAACCGGTTTGCCGCCGCTACGCCCATGCCATTGCCCCGCATCGATCCCGCCAACTACGCCGCGCAACTCGTCGGGAAGGTCGCGCAGTTCGAGCGCGATTTCACGCCGTTCGCCATCCCCGAGCCGGAGGTTCTCCCGTCGGCCCCCAAGCATTACCGGCTGCGCGCCGAGTTTCGCATCTGGCACCAGGGCGACCAGCTCGATTACGCGATGTTCGACCCGGAGAACCCGAAGCAGCCGGTGATGGTCGAGCATTTTCCGATGGCGGCCGAGTCGATCTGCGCGCTGATGCCGCGTCTGCTGGATCGTCTGCGCGCCAGCCAGACCTTGCGCGGCGGACTGTTTCAGGCCGATTTTCTGGCAACGCTGAGCGGCGAGCGGATGGTCACCTTGATCTATCACCGGCCACTCGGCACCGGCTGGGAACTGGCGGCACGCGACCTCGCCGCCGATCTCGGCATCCAGGTCATCGGCCGCAGCCGTGGCCAGAAGGTGATCCTTGATCGCGACTGGCTGCTGGAGGAATTCGAACTGAACGGGCGCCGCCTGCGTTACCAGCAGGTCGAAGGTGGTTTCACCCAGCCCAATGGCGCCGTAAACCGGCAGATGCTTGGCTGGGCCTGCAAACAGGCAGCGAGCCTGAGGGGCGACCTGCTCGAACTGTATTGCGGCAACGGCAATTTCACCATGGCGCTCGCGCCGTTGTTCGAGAAGGTGCTCGCCACCGAGGTCAGCAAGTCGTCGGTGCATGCCGCGCAGTACAACATCGCTGCCAACGACATCGTGAACGTCGCACTGGTGCGTGCCTCCAGCGCAGAAATCGCCGATGTACTGGCCGGCCGCGAAGTGCTCAAGCGGATGAAGGGCATCGATCTGGATAGCTACCGCTTTTCCACCTTGTTCGTCGACCCGCCGCGCAGCGGGCTGGACGCGACGACGCTCGAATTCGCCGCCGGCTTCGACCATATCCTGTACATCTCGTGCAATCCGCAGACCCTGCAGGAAAACGTCGCCGCGCTGCAGGTCACGCATGTCGTCAGCGCCGCGGCGGTGTTCGACCAGTTTCCCTATACGCACCACCTTGAGTGCGGCTTGCTGCTGACCCGGCGCTGAAATTCGGTGACCATGCCCGCCAGTCAGGCAGCGACGACGCCGGAACAACTTGTCGCGCAAATTCAGCACACCCTTTCAGCACTCGCCGATCCGGCGCGGGCTGCTTCCATGCGCGCCTATCTGCGCGACCAGTTTCGCTTTCTCGGCATCCCGACGCCGGCCCGGCGCGCCGCGCTCAGTCCCCTGCTCAAGGTGGACTTCGACCAGAAACGGCTGTTGGCCGCAGCAGACCAGTTGTGGCGCTTGCCCGAGCGTGAATACCGCTACGCCGCCATCGACCTGCTTGCCCGCCACGTCGGGCGGCTGGGCTTGAGCGCCGTCGCGCCCATGCTGGCGCTCGCGCAACGGGAACCGTGGTGGGAAACCGTCGATGGGCTGGCCGGCATCGTCGGCGATGTGCTGCGCGCCGCGCGCCGCAATGACCCGGATGCGCAGGTGACGATGGATACCGCGCTGCTTCACGAGTGCCTGTGGGTGCGGCGCATCGCCATGATCCATCAACTCGGCTGGCGGCTGGAAACGGACAGCGGGCGGCTCTTTGCTTATGCCGAAACGCTGGCGCCGGAGGGCGATTTCTTCATCCGCAAGGCGATCGGCTGGGCCTTGCGCGACTATGCCCGCTGGCAGCCGCAACAAGTGCGCAATTTTGTCGCGGCGATCGGCGGCCGGCTGTTGCCGCTCAGCGCCCGCGAGGCGACGCGGCGTATTGCGTGACGGTTGCGGTCGACCGTCGAAAAAGCCCGAAATTACAAACCCTGTCGCGCCGGGCCAAAAAAACGGGGGCCGAAGCCCCCGTCCTGTGCGACTGACAGATTGCCCGGATTACTTGCCTACCGGTGCGTCCTTCTTGTTCTCGTTGCCGGCGATGAACGGGCTCCACGGTTGGGCGCGGATCAGGCCCTTGGACTTCCAGACCACGTTGAACTGGCCATCGCCCTTGATTTCGCCGATGAAGACCGGCTTCCACAGGTGATGGTTGGTGTCGTCCATCTTGAGGGTGTAGCCGGACGGCGCGGGGAAGGTCTGGCCGGCGACGGCGGGGATGACCTTGTCGACATCGGTCGACTTGGCCTTCTCGACCGCCTCCTTCCACATGTGGATGCCGACGTAGGTGGCTTCCATCGGGTCGTTGGTGACGACGGTGTCGGCGTTCGGCAGCTTCTGACGCTTGGCCCAGTCCTTGTACATCTTGACGAACTTCTCGTTCTGCGGGTTCTTCAGCGACATGAAGTAGTTCCAGGACGCCAGGTGGCCGACCAGCGGCTTGGTATCGACGCCGCGCAGTTCTTCCTCGCCGACCGAGAAGGCGACGACCGGCACATCGGTGGCCTTCAGGCCGGCATTGCCGAGTTCCTTGTAGAACGGCACGTTGGAGTCGCCATTGATGGTCGAGACGACGGCGGTCTTCTTGCCTTCGGAAGCGAACTTCTTGATCTTGGCGATGATGGTCTGGTAATCGGAGTGACCGAACGGGGTGTACTCTTCCATGATGTCGGCATCGGCGATGCCCTTGGACTTCAGGAAGGCGCGCAGGATCTTGTTGGTGGTGCGCGGATACACGTAGTCGGTGCCGAGCAGGACGAAGCGCTTGGCTTCGCCGCCGTCCTTGGACATCAGGTATTCGACGGCCGGGATGGCTTGCTGGTTGGGCGCGGCACCGGTGTAGAAGACGTTGCGTTCGAGTTCCTCGCCTTCATACTGGACCGGGTAGAAGAGCAGGCCGTTGAGTTCCTTGAAAACCGGCAGCACGGACTTGCGGGAGACCGAGGTCCAGCAGCCGAAGACGACGGCAACCTTGTCCTTGGCCAGCAACTGGCGGGCCTTTTCGGCGAACAGCGGCCAGTTGGAGGCGGGGTCGACGACGACCGGCTCGAGCTTCTTGCCGAGCACACCGCCCGACTTGTTGATTTCCTCGATGGTCATCAGCGCCGTTTCCTTGAGCGCCGTTTCGGAAATGGCCATGGTGCCGGACAGCGAGTGTAGGATGCCGACCTTGATGGTGTCGGCGGCGTTGGCGGCCATGCCGATGGAAGACAGCGCAGCGGCCAGGACGGTGGCCTTGATGAAGTTGCGACGATTGCTCATGGAAGCTCCTTGGACGTTGGATGATCCGGTTGAAACTGCGTTGTTGCAGTGCCGCGCCAGATTACCGACGGAGCTGTCATGGCGAAATACGTTAGATTGCGTAGGGATGCGTAGTTGCCGCACGGCCGCAGGATATGTTGCACACGGCCCGGCTGGAGCGTCGAACCCGACCGCAATCGCCTATGTGGCTACGCCCCGATCATGACTAACGAATATGGCGGTTTTTGCTGATTGTGGTGGTCGACCGGAAAAGCCTGCGAAGGCCTGACATCGTCAGGCGCCGCGCATCTTTCCCAGCGCCATGTTGGCTGCCGATGTGCGCGTTTCGACGCCGAGCTTCTCGAAAACATGCTCCAGATGCTTGTTGACCGTGCGTGGACTGTTGCCGAGGATATCGCCGATATCGTTGCTGGTTTTGCCCTGCACCACCCAGTAAAGCACTTCGGCCTCGCGCTGGGTGAGGCGGAAAGCGGCGATCAGCGATTCGATGGCCGACGCGTCGTATTC is a window encoding:
- a CDS encoding permease; this encodes MSQQLHDALNMFAFLAVELSALFIGISLLVGALQRHIPPSKVEALLSSSRSRGYFLAAGLGAITPFCSCSTIPMLKGLIRARAGFGPMMVFLFASPLLNPIIVALLVATFGWALTAIYVLSALLVSLSAGWLLQTLDFERYVRRESGVVTSSCGAPGNGCNANAIVVTTDCGANTCNSEAATPSCSSEVKQGGQSKGCAGGQSTTATLVKGKYAGLWREALSDFVDVLPYLLIGIAIGSVIYGFMPTELLVQYAGPDNPFAIPVAAVIGVPLYIRAEAVIPLAAALMAKGVGAGTVLALIIGSAGASLTELILLRSLFTPKLLVAFVAVIFSMAMIAGYATYLFL
- the urtA gene encoding urea ABC transporter substrate-binding protein yields the protein MSNRRNFIKATVLAAALSSIGMAANAADTIKVGILHSLSGTMAISETALKETALMTIEEINKSGGVLGKKLEPVVVDPASNWPLFAEKARQLLAKDKVAVVFGCWTSVSRKSVLPVFKELNGLLFYPVQYEGEELERNVFYTGAAPNQQAIPAVEYLMSKDGGEAKRFVLLGTDYVYPRTTNKILRAFLKSKGIADADIMEEYTPFGHSDYQTIIAKIKKFASEGKKTAVVSTINGDSNVPFYKELGNAGLKATDVPVVAFSVGEEELRGVDTKPLVGHLASWNYFMSLKNPQNEKFVKMYKDWAKRQKLPNADTVVTNDPMEATYVGIHMWKEAVEKAKSTDVDKVIPAVAGQTFPAPSGYTLKMDDTNHHLWKPVFIGEIKGDGQFNVVWKSKGLIRAQPWSPFIAGNENKKDAPVGK
- a CDS encoding DNA alkylation repair protein is translated as MPASQAATTPEQLVAQIQHTLSALADPARAASMRAYLRDQFRFLGIPTPARRAALSPLLKVDFDQKRLLAAADQLWRLPEREYRYAAIDLLARHVGRLGLSAVAPMLALAQREPWWETVDGLAGIVGDVLRAARRNDPDAQVTMDTALLHECLWVRRIAMIHQLGWRLETDSGRLFAYAETLAPEGDFFIRKAIGWALRDYARWQPQQVRNFVAAIGGRLLPLSAREATRRIA
- the trmA gene encoding tRNA (uridine(54)-C5)-methyltransferase TrmA; the protein is MPLPRIDPANYAAQLVGKVAQFERDFTPFAIPEPEVLPSAPKHYRLRAEFRIWHQGDQLDYAMFDPENPKQPVMVEHFPMAAESICALMPRLLDRLRASQTLRGGLFQADFLATLSGERMVTLIYHRPLGTGWELAARDLAADLGIQVIGRSRGQKVILDRDWLLEEFELNGRRLRYQQVEGGFTQPNGAVNRQMLGWACKQAASLRGDLLELYCGNGNFTMALAPLFEKVLATEVSKSSVHAAQYNIAANDIVNVALVRASSAEIADVLAGREVLKRMKGIDLDSYRFSTLFVDPPRSGLDATTLEFAAGFDHILYISCNPQTLQENVAALQVTHVVSAAAVFDQFPYTHHLECGLLLTRR